A section of the Pedobacter sp. HDW13 genome encodes:
- a CDS encoding PAS domain-containing protein — protein MRLSHRTLDLAIICDDHWDVVFNQIGLGFWELNLPMGILRSSTSFKKNFGYPADGVLTYETILGLILPEDLDRVQDDIELTISNEQRIYHSIYRIRRPDGEIRWIRADGIMSQPDGESLKLIGTTMDVTDLKK, from the coding sequence ATGAGATTAAGCCACAGAACATTAGACCTTGCCATTATATGCGATGACCATTGGGATGTGGTTTTTAATCAAATCGGGCTTGGTTTTTGGGAGTTGAATTTACCAATGGGCATTCTTCGATCAAGCACATCTTTTAAAAAAAATTTCGGCTACCCTGCCGATGGTGTATTAACTTACGAAACAATACTGGGTTTAATCCTGCCCGAAGATCTTGATCGTGTTCAGGATGACATTGAACTAACCATTTCAAATGAGCAGCGCATTTATCATTCAATATACAGAATCCGCCGTCCGGATGGTGAAATCCGATGGATCAGGGCTGATGGAATCATGTCTCAGCCAGACGGCGAATCTTTAAAATTAATTGGAACCACAATGGATGTAACCGATCTGAAGAAATAG
- the xth gene encoding exodeoxyribonuclease III: protein MKIATYNVNGVNGRLPVLLRWLEETQPDVVCLQELKAPDEKFPEQAIKDAGYNAIWHGQKSWNGVAILAKNLEIKESKRGLDGDPEDLQSRYIEAMVNGVLIACLYLPNGNPAPGPKFDYKLQWFERFTAHAAKLLASDVPVVLAGDYNVIPTEQDAYKPERWVEDALFRPETREAFKNLLAQGWTDAIRKLYPNETIYTFWDYFRNAYGRNAGLRIDHFLLNPIANDRLVSAGVDMQVRGWEKTSDHGPVWITLNEG, encoded by the coding sequence ATGAAGATAGCTACTTATAATGTAAATGGTGTGAATGGCCGTTTGCCGGTTTTATTGCGTTGGCTGGAAGAGACACAGCCTGATGTGGTTTGCTTACAGGAGCTAAAAGCCCCTGATGAAAAATTTCCTGAGCAGGCTATTAAAGATGCAGGTTATAATGCCATTTGGCATGGACAGAAAAGCTGGAATGGTGTGGCTATACTGGCCAAAAATTTAGAAATAAAAGAATCGAAACGCGGTTTAGACGGAGATCCCGAAGATTTACAAAGTAGATATATAGAAGCGATGGTAAACGGTGTATTAATTGCTTGCCTTTATTTACCCAATGGAAACCCTGCGCCAGGGCCTAAATTCGATTATAAATTACAATGGTTTGAACGTTTTACAGCGCACGCAGCGAAACTTTTAGCCAGTGATGTACCTGTTGTTTTGGCAGGCGACTATAATGTTATCCCAACTGAGCAGGATGCATATAAGCCAGAGCGTTGGGTTGAAGATGCATTATTCCGTCCGGAAACGCGCGAGGCTTTTAAAAATTTATTGGCGCAGGGCTGGACAGATGCAATTAGAAAGTTATACCCCAATGAAACCATTTATACCTTCTGGGATTATTTCCGTAATGCCTACGGTCGTAATGCGGGTTTAAGGATTGACCACTTTTTACTTAACCCAATCGCCAACGACAGATTAGTATCGGCAGGTGTAGATATGCAGGTGAGGGGCTGGGAGAAAACGAGCGATCATGGGCCGGTTTGGATAACGCTTAATGAAGGCTGA
- the can gene encoding carbonate dehydratase, whose translation MCAKTIETKDITYDSLLQGNRDWVKDMIDNDPAFFDKLSAGQSPPVLWIGCSDSRVPANQITNTKPGDVFVHRNIANVVVHTDMNLLSVLDYSVNVLKVKHVIVCGHYGCGGVKAALGNKQVGIIDNWLRNIRDVYRTHEREMATIKDEDQRFDRLVELNAIEGASNVMHTSIVQSAWANGQELAVHAWVYSLKTGLIKDLKVTSTGLDDVSAAFKVS comes from the coding sequence ATGTGTGCAAAAACAATTGAAACAAAAGATATAACATACGATAGCCTGTTGCAAGGCAATAGAGACTGGGTTAAAGATATGATCGATAACGACCCTGCTTTTTTCGATAAACTTTCAGCTGGACAGAGCCCGCCGGTATTATGGATTGGCTGTTCGGACAGTCGCGTACCTGCAAATCAAATTACAAATACTAAACCGGGTGATGTATTCGTACACCGCAACATCGCCAATGTGGTGGTTCATACCGATATGAATTTATTATCGGTATTGGATTATTCGGTTAATGTTTTAAAAGTTAAACATGTAATTGTTTGCGGTCATTATGGTTGCGGTGGTGTTAAGGCTGCTTTGGGCAACAAACAAGTTGGTATTATCGATAACTGGTTAAGGAATATCCGCGATGTATATCGTACACACGAACGCGAAATGGCTACCATTAAAGATGAGGATCAGCGTTTTGATCGTTTGGTTGAATTAAATGCTATTGAAGGTGCATCGAATGTAATGCATACTTCTATTGTACAAAGTGCTTGGGCAAATGGCCAGGAATTGGCGGTTCATGCCTGGGTATATAGTTTAAAAACAGGACTGATTAAAGATCTTAAAGTAACAAGTACAGGTCTTGATGATGTTTCTGCTGCTTTTAAAGTAAGTTAA
- the pruA gene encoding L-glutamate gamma-semialdehyde dehydrogenase, with the protein MLKGFFNVPTPVNEPILNYGPGSKERALLKEALAEARAHQQDIPMYIGGKQVHTTKKGKVVPPHDHQHILAQYSIGDKTHIAQAIDAALAAKQDWENLSWEHRAAIFLKAADLIAGKYRYKLNAATMLGQSKNAYQAEIDAACELIDFLRFNVSYMVDIYKQQPPVSPRGSWNRVEQRPLEGFVFALTPFNFTAIAANLPASAAMMGNVVVWKPADTQVYAANLLMEIFREAGLPDGVVNLVYADGPETGDVIFNHPDFAGIHFTGSTKVFQEIWKTIGTNIHKYRSYPRIVGETGGKDFILVHPSAQTKVASTAIVRGAFEYQGQKCSAASRVYIAKSLWPEIKEQMLADLDTFKMGGTEDFTNFINAVIDERSFDKLAKYIDQAKKDKGVEIIAGGNYDKSKGYFVEPTVLVVDDPKYTTMCEELFGPVLTVYIYADQDFDSILEVIDTTSPYALTGALIAQDRYAIEKASHALRNSAGNFYINDKCTGAVVGQQPFGGARGSGTNDKAGSMINLLRWVSPRTIKEVFESPTDYRYPFLAED; encoded by the coding sequence ATGCTTAAAGGATTTTTTAACGTACCTACCCCGGTAAACGAACCTATTTTAAACTACGGACCAGGCAGCAAAGAACGTGCTTTATTAAAAGAAGCATTGGCCGAAGCCCGCGCACACCAACAAGACATTCCAATGTATATTGGCGGTAAACAAGTTCATACTACCAAAAAAGGTAAAGTTGTTCCACCACACGATCACCAACATATTTTAGCGCAATACAGCATTGGCGATAAAACCCATATTGCACAAGCTATTGATGCGGCTTTAGCTGCAAAACAAGACTGGGAAAACCTGTCTTGGGAGCATAGAGCAGCAATCTTTTTAAAAGCTGCCGATTTAATTGCTGGTAAATACCGTTATAAATTAAATGCAGCAACCATGCTTGGCCAAAGCAAAAATGCTTATCAGGCTGAGATTGATGCAGCTTGCGAGCTGATTGATTTCTTACGTTTTAACGTAAGTTACATGGTTGATATTTACAAACAACAGCCTCCTGTTTCACCGCGCGGAAGCTGGAACCGTGTAGAACAACGTCCTTTAGAAGGTTTTGTATTTGCCCTTACGCCTTTCAACTTTACTGCCATTGCAGCAAACTTACCTGCTTCTGCAGCTATGATGGGTAATGTGGTAGTTTGGAAACCTGCCGATACGCAAGTATATGCAGCGAACCTGTTAATGGAAATCTTCCGCGAAGCAGGTTTACCTGATGGCGTTGTAAACTTAGTTTATGCCGACGGACCAGAAACAGGTGATGTAATTTTTAACCACCCTGATTTTGCAGGTATCCACTTTACAGGCTCTACTAAAGTATTTCAGGAAATCTGGAAAACCATTGGTACCAATATCCATAAATACAGATCTTACCCACGCATTGTAGGCGAAACTGGTGGTAAAGATTTTATCCTGGTTCACCCATCTGCACAGACCAAAGTAGCCAGTACAGCTATTGTACGTGGTGCTTTCGAATATCAAGGACAAAAATGTTCAGCAGCTAGCCGTGTGTACATTGCAAAAAGCCTTTGGCCTGAAATTAAAGAACAAATGTTAGCTGATCTAGATACATTTAAAATGGGCGGCACCGAAGATTTCACCAACTTTATTAACGCGGTAATTGATGAGCGCTCGTTTGATAAACTGGCTAAATACATCGATCAGGCTAAAAAAGATAAAGGTGTTGAAATTATTGCAGGCGGTAATTACGATAAGAGCAAAGGTTATTTTGTTGAGCCAACTGTTTTGGTGGTTGACGATCCGAAATATACCACCATGTGCGAAGAATTATTTGGCCCGGTTTTAACTGTTTACATTTATGCTGATCAGGATTTCGATTCGATATTAGAAGTAATTGATACAACTTCACCATACGCCTTAACGGGAGCATTAATTGCACAAGACCGTTATGCTATTGAAAAAGCAAGCCATGCGTTACGTAACTCAGCTGGTAACTTCTACATTAACGATAAATGTACAGGTGCAGTTGTTGGTCAGCAGCCATTTGGCGGCGCTAGAGGTTCGGGTACAAACGATAAAGCGGGATCGATGATCAATTTATTGCGTTGGGTTTCTCCACGTACCATTAAAGAGGTTTTCGAATCTCCAACTGATTACCGTTACCCATTCTTAGCTGAAGATTAA
- a CDS encoding DUF3667 domain-containing protein translates to MTAICNSCNQDIPENYCTKCGEPAKLKRIDWHYIQHEIEHILHLEKGILYTVKELLIRPGQTIHNFISNDRSRLVKPIVFVVVTSLIYTIINHFFHIEEGYFNFDKTKTAAINPINEWVQSHYGYANILIGVFSALWLKLFFRKYDYNFFELLILLCFLQGMGMLIFAFFAIIEGLIHIHLMKYSGMLFMVYFTWAVGQFFEKGKYINYLKALGGYILGVITFTGCTILLGLLIYVVFKH, encoded by the coding sequence ATGACGGCGATCTGTAACAGCTGCAACCAGGATATTCCTGAAAACTACTGCACCAAATGTGGTGAGCCGGCCAAACTTAAAAGAATTGACTGGCATTATATCCAGCATGAAATAGAGCACATTCTACACCTAGAGAAGGGGATACTTTATACGGTTAAAGAATTATTAATCAGGCCAGGGCAAACTATCCACAATTTCATATCCAATGACAGAAGCAGACTGGTAAAACCGATTGTATTTGTTGTTGTAACCTCTTTAATTTATACGATAATTAATCACTTTTTCCATATTGAGGAAGGTTACTTTAATTTTGATAAAACCAAAACTGCAGCCATAAACCCGATTAATGAATGGGTTCAGAGCCACTATGGTTATGCCAATATTCTTATAGGCGTATTTTCGGCATTATGGCTGAAACTCTTCTTCAGGAAATATGATTATAATTTCTTCGAGTTACTGATTCTTTTGTGCTTTCTACAAGGAATGGGCATGCTCATTTTTGCTTTTTTTGCCATAATTGAAGGACTCATCCATATTCATCTTATGAAATATTCGGGGATGCTTTTTATGGTCTACTTCACCTGGGCTGTGGGGCAGTTTTTTGAAAAAGGTAAATACATCAATTACCTGAAAGCTTTGGGCGGTTATATTCTGGGAGTAATTACTTTTACGGGTTGTACAATATTGTTAGGATTACTGATATACGTTGTTTTCAAACATTAA
- a CDS encoding RNA polymerase sigma factor, producing METLNFNCDIYQYRQPLFDRALAYTRDEDDAADLVQDTFMKAFRFSGKFEFGSNVRAWLFTILKNTFLNHYYKVKRKNEIIQQEEDLTSVQLAPSASSNGGSAKFMMEDIQKSLNALPEDCRFCFCRYFEGYKYHEIAAELDIPLGTVKTKIHVARGLLKKMLKNYKADMAA from the coding sequence ATGGAAACTTTAAATTTCAATTGCGACATTTACCAATACAGGCAGCCACTTTTTGATCGCGCTTTAGCTTATACCCGCGATGAAGATGACGCGGCAGATCTGGTACAGGATACTTTTATGAAAGCTTTCCGGTTTTCGGGTAAGTTCGAATTTGGTAGCAATGTAAGGGCCTGGCTTTTTACCATTTTAAAAAATACATTTCTTAACCATTATTATAAGGTAAAACGCAAAAATGAAATCATACAGCAGGAAGAAGATTTAACATCCGTACAGCTTGCGCCAAGCGCTTCGTCAAACGGTGGCAGTGCCAAGTTTATGATGGAAGATATTCAGAAATCGTTAAATGCACTACCCGAAGATTGTCGCTTTTGTTTCTGCCGTTATTTTGAAGGGTATAAATATCATGAAATTGCAGCAGAACTAGATATTCCACTGGGAACAGTAAAAACCAAAATACATGTTGCCAGAGGGCTTTTAAAGAAAATGCTTAAAAACTATAAGGCCGATATGGCTGCTTAA
- a CDS encoding SulP family inorganic anion transporter, whose amino-acid sequence MQKFNPAFSGTDVKKYFLKKNLKKDLPSSIVVFLVALPLCLGIALASGAPLFAGLITGIIGGIVVASCSGSQLSVSGPAAGLTVIVLGAITSLGNYQTFLLAVFLAGFFQMILGLVKAGTIGNYFPSSVIEGMLAAIGLILILKQLPHALGVDSDFSGDEGFLQQDHENTFSAITAAISHFSLAAVLISVISIAVLLIWPKLKKLAIVPAPLIVVIIGVVGSFVFAGTDHQLRADQMVKIPVVSGFGEFLGLFSMPDFSALGNKDVYIVALTIAVVASLETLLSIEAIDKIDPIKRVSPTNRELVAQGIGNMTSGMLGGLPLTSVIVRSSANTNAGARTKMSAIFHGIWLLLSLLFIPQVINMIPLSCLAAILLVTGYKLTRISLFKHMYHKGWDQFVPFVVTIVAVLFTDLLKGVAVGMLVSIFYLLRTNMRNPFFYRISNEGDKKNIRIKLAEEVSFLNKAAIQVVLTNIPKETNVIIDGTNARFIDPDVLETIFNYKHNAYTKGIIVTLENIQKHYAVPKLNIKVEEDINKL is encoded by the coding sequence ATGCAAAAGTTTAACCCGGCCTTTTCAGGTACGGATGTGAAGAAATATTTTCTTAAAAAGAATTTAAAGAAGGATTTACCCTCAAGTATCGTAGTTTTTTTGGTGGCTTTGCCGCTATGTTTAGGTATTGCGCTCGCCTCAGGAGCCCCTTTGTTTGCCGGTTTAATTACCGGAATTATTGGTGGTATAGTGGTAGCTTCATGCAGTGGCTCGCAGCTAAGTGTTAGCGGACCTGCAGCAGGCTTAACAGTTATCGTTTTAGGTGCAATAACCTCATTGGGCAATTATCAAACCTTTTTATTAGCAGTGTTTTTAGCAGGCTTTTTCCAAATGATTTTGGGCCTGGTAAAGGCAGGAACCATTGGTAACTACTTTCCGTCGAGCGTAATTGAAGGTATGTTGGCTGCAATTGGTTTAATATTGATATTGAAGCAGTTACCGCATGCTTTGGGGGTAGATAGCGATTTTAGTGGCGATGAAGGTTTTCTTCAGCAAGATCACGAAAATACTTTCTCTGCAATAACAGCAGCAATTAGCCATTTTAGTCTGGCCGCAGTACTGATTAGTGTTATTTCGATCGCCGTATTGCTGATTTGGCCAAAATTAAAAAAACTAGCCATTGTTCCTGCTCCGTTAATTGTAGTTATTATTGGTGTGGTAGGAAGCTTTGTTTTTGCAGGTACCGACCACCAGCTTAGGGCCGATCAAATGGTCAAAATTCCGGTGGTAAGTGGTTTTGGAGAATTTTTAGGATTGTTTTCTATGCCCGATTTTTCTGCGCTAGGCAATAAGGATGTGTATATTGTAGCTTTAACAATCGCTGTTGTGGCTAGTTTAGAAACCTTGTTAAGCATAGAAGCTATTGATAAGATCGATCCAATCAAGCGTGTATCGCCTACAAATAGAGAGCTGGTTGCACAAGGTATTGGTAACATGACCAGTGGTATGTTGGGTGGTTTGCCGCTAACATCAGTAATTGTGCGCAGTTCGGCAAATACAAATGCTGGTGCAAGGACTAAAATGTCGGCAATTTTTCATGGTATCTGGTTATTATTATCCCTGTTATTTATTCCTCAGGTTATTAATATGATTCCACTTTCTTGTTTGGCTGCAATTCTTTTGGTAACCGGATATAAATTAACCAGGATAAGCCTTTTTAAACACATGTATCACAAAGGCTGGGATCAGTTTGTGCCGTTTGTGGTTACTATTGTTGCGGTTCTTTTTACCGATTTGTTAAAAGGTGTGGCAGTAGGCATGCTGGTATCTATTTTCTATTTGCTTCGTACCAATATGCGTAACCCTTTCTTTTATCGCATTTCCAATGAAGGTGATAAAAAGAACATCAGGATTAAACTCGCCGAAGAGGTTTCCTTTTTAAACAAAGCAGCAATACAAGTGGTATTAACGAATATACCGAAAGAAACAAATGTAATTATTGATGGAACCAATGCAAGGTTTATTGATCCGGATGTTTTGGAAACCATTTTTAATTACAAGCATAATGCCTATACCAAAGGAATTATTGTAACCCTCGAAAACATTCAGAAGCATTATGCTGTTCCTAAATTAAATATTAAAGTAGAAGAAGATATAAATAAATTATAG
- a CDS encoding response regulator transcription factor → MKADNHTGLLTKNKIENVTSEDILQLDNYLEAISAFEKLTYQSVYVIDYAEMKFEYVSSNPLFLCGHTVAEVMTLGYGFYFNNVPEKDLQLLDLINESGFNFFEKLPLNEKKLYSITYDFHLLNKGGKATLINHKLTPLFLNSEGKMWKAICVVSISANKTAGNAAIHRHGSDQIWELDLTRHLWQKQVKPQLSERELEVLRLYAQGLTISQIADKIFVSPDTVKYYRRKIFQNFGVSNIVEALSYAVNNKVI, encoded by the coding sequence ATGAAAGCCGATAACCACACAGGGTTACTTACCAAAAACAAAATAGAAAACGTAACTTCCGAAGATATACTTCAGCTGGATAATTATCTGGAAGCGATAAGCGCTTTCGAAAAATTAACCTATCAAAGCGTGTATGTTATCGATTATGCCGAAATGAAATTCGAATATGTATCGAGTAACCCTCTTTTTCTATGTGGTCATACGGTAGCTGAAGTAATGACGTTAGGGTATGGGTTTTACTTTAATAACGTGCCTGAAAAGGATCTGCAGTTGTTGGATTTGATTAACGAAAGCGGATTCAATTTTTTTGAGAAACTACCCCTTAACGAGAAAAAATTATACAGCATTACCTACGATTTTCATTTGCTTAACAAGGGTGGAAAAGCTACCTTGATAAACCATAAGCTTACTCCATTGTTTCTTAATTCAGAAGGGAAGATGTGGAAAGCCATTTGTGTGGTATCTATTTCGGCCAATAAAACGGCAGGAAATGCAGCTATTCATAGACATGGTTCCGATCAGATTTGGGAGCTCGACTTAACCAGGCACTTGTGGCAAAAGCAAGTAAAGCCGCAGTTATCCGAGCGCGAGCTGGAGGTTTTGCGTTTGTACGCGCAGGGTTTAACTATTAGTCAGATTGCTGATAAGATATTTGTTTCTCCGGATACTGTAAAGTACTACCGACGAAAAATATTCCAAAATTTTGGGGTTAGTAATATTGTTGAGGCGCTTTCTTATGCGGTAAACAATAAGGTGATTTGA
- a CDS encoding MFS transporter: MLKRADIILMAFCTGLIVANIYYCQPLVVLIAKDFNLTETNAGKITYLTQIGYALGLFLLVPLGDMFERKKQILIITGLAIFALLLAALSHTFFVLEIASVLIGACSIVPQLILPLAANLSTDENRGANIGMIMSGLLVGILASRAVSGSIGFWLDWRAVYYIAAGICALLIILMAKRFPQSYPAFKGTYKELMRSMFGYIKSQPALRETSIINFLAFAIISAFWTTMVLFLANPPFNFQTLQIGLFGIAGAAGALAAPLVGKLSDGGNPRKNLMIGFILQLLSIVLFYFTGSHLYLFIIGIVLIDIAQQAIHVTNQTRIYTLVPEARNRLNTIFMSVSFIGASCGSALGLWLWGQGGWTLFCYGMTGITLINILIYKFYGQRKFTNGSN; this comes from the coding sequence ATGTTAAAGCGAGCCGATATCATCCTGATGGCCTTTTGCACAGGTTTAATTGTTGCAAACATTTATTACTGCCAACCCTTGGTGGTGTTAATTGCCAAAGATTTCAATCTCACCGAAACCAATGCCGGAAAAATCACCTATCTCACGCAGATTGGCTATGCCTTAGGTCTCTTTCTTTTGGTGCCACTCGGTGATATGTTTGAAAGAAAAAAACAAATCCTGATCATTACTGGTCTGGCTATTTTCGCCTTGTTGCTTGCTGCACTTTCGCACACTTTCTTCGTATTGGAAATTGCCTCGGTACTCATTGGTGCATGTTCTATTGTACCGCAGCTTATTTTGCCTTTGGCAGCCAACCTAAGTACCGACGAAAACCGTGGAGCCAACATAGGCATGATTATGAGTGGCTTACTGGTCGGCATTCTGGCATCGAGGGCTGTTAGTGGCAGTATTGGTTTTTGGCTAGACTGGCGGGCCGTTTATTACATTGCAGCAGGAATTTGCGCTTTGCTTATTATACTTATGGCCAAACGTTTCCCGCAGAGTTACCCAGCTTTTAAAGGAACTTATAAAGAATTGATGCGTTCTATGTTTGGCTACATCAAAAGCCAACCGGCTTTAAGAGAAACTTCGATCATTAACTTTTTGGCTTTTGCCATTATCAGTGCCTTTTGGACTACCATGGTACTTTTTCTGGCCAATCCACCATTTAATTTTCAGACACTACAGATTGGCTTATTTGGAATTGCTGGCGCCGCAGGCGCTTTGGCAGCTCCCCTGGTTGGTAAATTAAGCGATGGTGGCAATCCGCGTAAAAACCTGATGATTGGTTTTATCCTTCAGCTGTTGAGCATAGTTTTGTTTTATTTCACAGGTAGTCATTTATATTTATTTATAATCGGAATCGTATTAATTGATATTGCTCAGCAAGCCATCCATGTAACTAACCAAACCCGTATTTACACTTTAGTACCCGAAGCAAGAAATAGGCTGAACACCATATTTATGTCGGTAAGTTTTATCGGGGCAAGCTGTGGTTCGGCATTAGGCCTCTGGCTCTGGGGACAAGGTGGGTGGACCTTATTCTGTTATGGTATGACGGGAATTACACTAATTAATATTTTAATTTATAAATTTTACGGGCAAAGAAAGTTTACCAATGGTTCAAATTGA
- a CDS encoding M42 family metallopeptidase, with protein sequence MAKKKDDEKKKHETVVTKKSLQFLEEYINNPAPTGYEWEGQKIWLNYLKPYIDEHFIDNYGTAVGVINPKAAYKVVIEAHADEISWYVNYITADGLIYVIRNGGSDHQIAPSKRVNIHTEKGLVKAVFGWPAIHTRHGEKEQAPELKNIFLDCGCTSKEEVEKLGIHVGCVITYEDEFMVLNDRYYVGRALDNRVGGFMIAEVARLLKENKKKLPFGLYIVNSVQEEIGLRGAEMIAQRIKPNVAIVTDVTHDTTTPMINKNTQGDLSAGKGPVVSYAPAVQTNLNKLLIKTAEKNNIPFQRQASSRSTGTDTDAFAYSNGGVPSALISLPLRYMHTTVEMVHKEDVDNVISLIYESLLNITDGQDFREFK encoded by the coding sequence ATGGCTAAGAAAAAAGACGATGAAAAGAAAAAACATGAAACTGTAGTCACTAAAAAATCGTTACAGTTTTTAGAAGAATACATCAATAACCCAGCTCCTACCGGTTACGAATGGGAAGGGCAAAAAATCTGGTTAAATTATTTAAAACCATATATAGACGAGCATTTTATTGATAACTATGGCACAGCAGTCGGCGTAATTAACCCTAAAGCAGCCTACAAAGTGGTAATTGAGGCACATGCCGATGAAATTTCGTGGTATGTAAACTACATTACCGCCGATGGTTTAATTTATGTAATTCGTAACGGAGGTTCAGATCATCAGATTGCGCCATCAAAGCGTGTTAATATCCACACGGAAAAAGGCTTGGTTAAAGCTGTTTTTGGCTGGCCGGCTATCCATACCCGCCACGGTGAAAAAGAGCAGGCTCCTGAGTTGAAAAACATTTTTCTGGATTGTGGTTGTACCTCGAAAGAAGAAGTAGAAAAACTGGGCATTCATGTAGGTTGCGTAATTACCTACGAAGATGAGTTTATGGTACTAAACGACCGTTATTATGTTGGCCGTGCGCTTGATAACCGCGTAGGTGGCTTTATGATTGCCGAAGTTGCCCGTTTATTAAAAGAAAACAAGAAAAAACTTCCTTTTGGTTTATACATTGTAAACTCAGTACAGGAAGAAATAGGCTTACGTGGTGCAGAAATGATTGCACAACGCATTAAACCAAATGTAGCCATTGTTACGGATGTAACACACGACACTACAACCCCAATGATTAACAAAAATACTCAGGGTGATTTATCGGCAGGCAAAGGCCCAGTGGTTTCTTATGCACCTGCAGTACAAACCAATCTGAATAAATTACTGATTAAAACGGCAGAGAAAAACAATATTCCATTTCAGCGACAGGCCTCATCACGTTCTACCGGAACTGATACTGATGCATTTGCATATTCAAACGGAGGTGTGCCTTCGGCATTAATCTCTTTGCCTTTGCGCTACATGCATACCACAGTAGAAATGGTACATAAAGAAGATGTAGACAATGTAATTAGCTTAATTTATGAAAGTTTATTAAACATTACCGACGGACAGGATTTTAGAGAATTCAAATAA
- a CDS encoding TetR/AcrR family transcriptional regulator — protein sequence MGIKERKEKHKEDLRQRILDAAKELFLKDGYEATSIRKIAEKIEFSPTTIYLYYKDKADIMYALHQEGFILLGSQFVVLQHVSEPFERLKAMGRVYMSFALNNPDFYELMFIMKEPIEFVKAHCHDEEWEEGEQAFTALIMTVDQCKAAGYFTSFDTTTFALNIWSLMHGLCSLKLQGHLDHMATTKAHMLEEGDWLEKTFDGFIAMLNSLK from the coding sequence ATGGGAATAAAAGAGCGTAAAGAGAAGCATAAGGAAGATTTACGTCAGCGGATTTTGGATGCGGCGAAGGAACTTTTTTTAAAGGATGGCTATGAGGCTACATCAATCAGGAAGATTGCGGAGAAAATAGAATTTAGTCCGACTACGATTTACCTATACTATAAAGACAAGGCAGATATTATGTATGCTTTGCATCAGGAGGGCTTTATATTGTTGGGTTCACAGTTTGTGGTTTTGCAACATGTGAGTGAGCCTTTTGAGCGTTTAAAAGCTATGGGGCGCGTTTATATGAGCTTTGCTTTAAATAACCCCGACTTTTATGAGCTTATGTTTATCATGAAAGAACCCATCGAATTTGTTAAGGCGCACTGCCACGATGAAGAATGGGAAGAGGGTGAGCAGGCATTTACAGCTTTAATTATGACGGTTGATCAATGCAAAGCTGCGGGCTACTTTACCAGTTTCGATACCACCACTTTTGCGCTTAATATATGGTCGTTAATGCATGGCTTATGCAGTTTAAAATTGCAGGGACATCTTGATCACATGGCTACAACTAAAGCGCATATGTTGGAGGAAGGCGATTGGCTGGAG
- a CDS encoding GNAT family N-acetyltransferase — translation MVQIEQIFPSLTWRIRHEAMYPDQPFDIVKLKDDFEGIHFGLYADHKLTGVVSLFYEGDIYQFRKLAVLPEAQKLGYGSRLMTYMIDFCKIQKATKLWCNARVQTKEFYFKFGFHETDKIFSKDGNDFVVMEKELTY, via the coding sequence ATGGTTCAAATTGAGCAAATATTCCCATCGCTAACCTGGCGTATCCGTCACGAGGCCATGTACCCCGACCAGCCGTTTGATATCGTAAAGCTTAAAGATGATTTTGAGGGCATTCATTTCGGACTATATGCCGATCACAAATTAACCGGTGTGGTTTCACTCTTCTATGAGGGTGATATTTATCAGTTCAGAAAATTGGCGGTACTACCCGAGGCGCAAAAACTCGGTTATGGCTCCAGATTAATGACCTATATGATTGATTTTTGTAAAATTCAAAAAGCGACAAAACTATGGTGCAATGCCCGTGTACAGACTAAGGAATTTTATTTTAAATTTGGCTTCCACGAAACGGATAAAATCTTCTCCAAAGATGGAAATGATTTCGTGGTAATGGAAAAAGAACTAACATATTAA